CGCGGTCAAGGCATACGCCCCGATGGCGACTCAAAAGGAGCATCTGGAGCGGCAGCTCCGCCTGGCCCGGGACCTGGGATTGCCCGTGGTGCTGCACGATCGCGAAGCCCATGCGGACCTCCTGGCCATCCTGGACCGGGTGGGCCCGCTGCCGGCCCGGGGGGTCATGCACTGCTTTTCCGGGGATCTGGAGCTGGCCCGAACCGCGGTGGCCGCCGGCTTTCTCGTCTCCATCCCCGGGGTGGTCACCTTCCCCAAGGCCGAGGCCCTGGCCCAGGTGGCGGCTTCTCTGCCCCTGTCGGCCCTGCTCCTGGAGACCGATGCCCCGTATCTGGCGCCACAGCCCCGCCGGGGCCGCCGCAACGAGCCGGCCCTGGTGGTCAGCACCGCGTTCCGGGTGGCGGAGCTGCGGGGCCGGCCTGTGGCGGAGATCGCCCAGGCTACCACTGCCAATGCGGAGGAGCTGTTTCGCCTGCCCCAGCGCTTCTTGACCCCGGAGGCCCGATGATGCCTGGCATTGCCGACAACCTGGCCCGGATCCGGGAGGCCATGGCGGCCGCCTGCCTGCGCGCTGGCCGGTCGCCGGAGTCGGTGCAGCTGGTGGCGGTGTCGAAGCGGGTGCCGGTATCCCGCATCCAGGAGGCGGTGGCCGCCGGCCAGCGTCACTTCGGCGAGAATTATCTCCAGGAGGCCCGGAACAAGATCAAGGCGGTGGCCGGACCAGTGATCTGGCACTTCATCGGCCACTTGCAAAGCAACAAAGCGCGGGAGGCCGCGGCGCTTTTTTCCGTTGTCGAAACGGTGGAGCGGCGGTCGGTGGCCCAGCGCCTGCACCAGGCCCTGGCGGCGGAGGGCCGCCGGCTGGAGATCCTGGTCCAGATCAACATCGGCGGCGAGCCCCAGAAGTCCGGCGTGCTGCCGGAGGCGGCCTCCGAGCTGCTGGCCGGTCTTGCCACTTTCCCCACCCTGGTCGTCCGGGGACTCATGACCATTCCTCCCGCGGCTGACCAGCCCGAGGCCAGCCGCCCCCATTTCCGGGCCCTGGCTGACTTGGCCGCTGATCTCATCCGGCAGGGCCTGCTGCCCGCCAAGGATTGCCAACTGTCCATGGGCATGTCCGCCGATTTTTCCATCGCCATCGAGGAGGGCGCCACCCTGGTTCGGGTGGGAACAGCCCTGTTCGGCTGCCGGCGATAGCCGTCTTGC
This Thermodesulfobacteriota bacterium DNA region includes the following protein-coding sequences:
- a CDS encoding TatD family hydrolase; protein product: MAQKPPAALPVLPAGVQLVDTHCHLDMAAFAEDLLAVLDRSRAAGVTRLVTIGIDLASSRQAVALAGRFPGVFATVGIHPHHVSGLTGADYDELAALAASPGVVGLGEIGLDAVKAYAPMATQKEHLERQLRLARDLGLPVVLHDREAHADLLAILDRVGPLPARGVMHCFSGDLELARTAVAAGFLVSIPGVVTFPKAEALAQVAASLPLSALLLETDAPYLAPQPRRGRRNEPALVVSTAFRVAELRGRPVAEIAQATTANAEELFRLPQRFLTPEAR
- a CDS encoding YggS family pyridoxal phosphate-dependent enzyme; the protein is MMPGIADNLARIREAMAAACLRAGRSPESVQLVAVSKRVPVSRIQEAVAAGQRHFGENYLQEARNKIKAVAGPVIWHFIGHLQSNKAREAAALFSVVETVERRSVAQRLHQALAAEGRRLEILVQINIGGEPQKSGVLPEAASELLAGLATFPTLVVRGLMTIPPAADQPEASRPHFRALADLAADLIRQGLLPAKDCQLSMGMSADFSIAIEEGATLVRVGTALFGCRR